Genomic segment of Paenibacillus sp. FSL R5-0623:
ACCACGCCCGGGGTGCCAATGGATAAAGCCTTGTTCCTCCAATTTTCTAAGAATGAATTTCACATTACGAGGGGTGCAGCACAAGGCAGCGGACAGGCTATCAATCGTTACCGCTACAGGTTCATGAAGTTTGAATGAAAGTTGTTCGGCACCTGCGAGCCTTATAAAGTGTGTATGCAGGGTATCCATGGTCATGACTCCTCTATTAAAGGTGAAAAGTGTGATCATATGTTTACACTTTTCTTTCCCCCTTTTATCCTTACAATTATACATTAGAAGATGTAGTTCAAAAAGTCCGCTTTTGAAGCACTTAGAAAGAATAGGAGAAGTTCATATGAAGCAATATTTAAGACAAATTCACCCTTTGGCATGGACGATCATTATCGGAACCATGTTTGGACGTCTTGTAACGTCAATGAGTATCCCGTTTCTATCCATCTATTTGACACGTGTACTAGAGGCTACACCGACCCAGACCGGTATTACTGTGGCCGTTAGCTCGCTGGCAGGTGTCATGGTCAGCTTTTATGGAGGTTATATTTCGGACCGGATCGGTCGCAAAATTGTGATGTTAATCTCGGTATTTAGCTGGGCAGGTGTGTTTTTCATTTTTTCAGCAGCAGAGCATCTATGGGTGTTCTTTGTTGCCAATACGTTAAACGGATTATGCCGTGCAGTATTCGAGCCTACCTCCAGAGCCCTGTTATCGGATATTACTTCTCCGCAGAACAAATTGCTGGTGTTCAACCTCAGATATGCTGCAATTAATCTCGGCGTGGTCTTTGGGCCAATTATCGGATTTCAACTGGGATCGTCTGAATCGACATTTCCATTTGTGATTTCCGGCTTGGTATACATAGCCTATGGACTTGTACTGTTTCTGCAATTCAAGCTACAGCATGCCAATTTGCCAGAGCGTCATCAGGCAACCGCACCACGTTTGCGTGAAGCACTCATGACCACTGGTCGCGACCGGGTGTTTCTGCCAGTATTGATCGGTACCACATTTTGTGTTCTGGGTTACGGACACTTCAGTTCTACATTGGCACAGTACTTGGCGAGGAGCCCGATCTTTGAGAATGGAAGTCAGATGTTCTCGTACATGCTTTCCCTGAATGCCGTGACGGTATTGATTATTCAGTATCCGCTTGTGCGAACATTCCGAAACTTTCCACCGCTTGTTCCTCTGATTGTGGGTAATCTGCTGGTTGCAACCAGTCTGATGATGGTTGGAATCGCTGAAGGTGTACTCATGATGATGATGAGTGTCATACTATTTACCATTGGGGAAGTATTATTGTTCACGATGATGGATATGCTCATCGACCGGATTGCGAAGCCGGAATGGAAGGGAACGTATTTCGGGACCATCGGCTTCAATAATATTGGTAGTGTCATTGCTCCTGTAATGGGAGGGGTGTTATTAAGTCAATTTGGAGCGGAGAATGGGCTGGCTGTCTTTGTACCGATTGCACTGACAACAGCACTGGGAGTGCCTTTTCTTCTGATCGCACATAGACGCCTTGTTGTTAGAGAGAAGCAAACGGAGTCCACATCATTGGGTATGTAGCAGGAATTGAAAGATTAATGACATGAATTAAATAACAATTCAGTTAAAATTATCTTGACGGATGTTAAACCAGCGAATACAATAAACAACAAATATGTGAAACGGGTGGGATGATGATTATGTTTATGCCTATACAGATTTCGAATCGATAACTGAATACGCATGAGCATAGTGACATTAATCCAATTTTTTTGCAATGATCGCGTTGGGACAGTCATGTTTGTGCACCTCTGTCGTGGACGCTCATCATTATTGCGATGCAGAGGAGATACGGGAAATGCTTTGCATTTCATTCGATCTCTTTTGGCTACAAGCTGTAGATGAACATTAGTTCATCTATGGCTTTTTTGCATGCATTCCACCCAATTTGTTCACATGGAAAGGAGCGTTTGGAGCGTTATTTTATAAAAAACTAACTTGTTATAAAGGAGAATGTACAATGGTCAACATATGTTCTACATATCAATTATGGGCGGGAAATCCCGATTTTAATGTCATTATGTATGACTCATCCTAGTAAGAAAAAGTTGCTGTGTCGATAAGACTATCAATAAATTGGAATAGGCAAGAACAATTAAATAAACCGATAAAGAGGTGGGACTTGTGCCCAAAACAGAGAAAATCTCCATGTCATGGCTGCTGCGTTATCTAAAACCAGTTAAAGGACGGCTGGCCTTACTTTTAATCATGTTGCTCACATCAACGGGGCTTCAGCTCTTGAATCCACAGATTATCAAACGTTTTATCGATACAGCAGCAAGTGGGGGAGTCCTCACCAATCTTGTTCAGCTCGCAGGAATATTTCTGGTTGTTGCCGTGTTTAATCAACTCATCACGGTAGCGGTCAGTTATTTGGGGAACGACGTGGCCTGGCGGGCCACGAATCAACTGCGCGGAGATCTGCTGAAGCACTGCCTGCGTCTTGATATGCGTTTTCATAATGTGAAAACACCTGGAGAGATGATTGAACGTGTGGATGGAGACGTAACGAGTATCTCCAATTTTTTCGCGATGTTCATTGTGCAAGTGATCGGGAGTTTTGTACTGCTGGCCGGAATTCTCGGGTTCATGTTCAGTGTCAATGTACCCATTGCTTTGGTTATGACCGTGTTTACATTGTTATCGATCCTGTTCATGGTGTTCATACGGAATCTGGGAGTTGACTCTTCCAAAAATGAGCGGGCGGCCAGTGCTTCCCTGTTCGGATTAATTGAAGAACGCATTGCCGGGATTGAAGATGTGCAAGCGAATGGTCATGTGCCGTATGTGATGAACCGCTTTTACCGCACAATGCGCACGGTATTCCGTAAGGGGAGAAAAGCCTGGCTGCTACGGGTTATTCCGTGGAATACCACCGTAGTTCTGTTTGCTCTGGCGGTCACTGCGGTGCTTTTGCTGGGTGTGCATTATTATATGGAAGGTCTAATTAGTATCGGAACGTTATTTCTGATCTACCAATATACACAGATGCTGAATGATCCGATTGAGATGCTTGGAGATCAGGTACAGGAGTTTCAAAAAGCAAAATCAGGCATGTTGCGCTCCAGAGAGCTGTTGTCCATGCATAGTGTGATTGAAGAGGGTACAGAGGAGCAATTGCCGGAAGGACCTCTTGGATTGGAATTCAGTCAGGTGCACTTCAGTTATAACCAGGATAAACCGGTATTGCAGGACATTACTTTTGCTATTAAGCCTGGTGAACGTCTGGGAATCATCGGTCGCACAGGGAGCGGCAAATCGAGTCTTAGTCGTGTTCTTCTCCGGCTGTATAATCTGGATCGGGGTACGATTCGTGTAGGTGGAACGGATATCACAAAGCTTTCGTTACAAGCGCTCTATCGCCGGGTGGGTATGGTGACACAGGATGTGCAGCTGTTTGATGGCACGCTGCGTGATAACCTTACGCTATTCAATGGAGATGTATCGGATCAGATGATCAAGGAGACGACGGATCGACTTGGACTTAGCCAATGGATTAATTCACAACCAGAAGGGCTTGATACGTATCTGGCAGCAGGTGGAGCTTCATTGTCGGCAGGGGAAGCACAGTTATTTGCCCTAACCCGCGTATTCCTGACCGAACCGAGTCTGGTTATTCTGGATGAGCCTTCATCGCGTCTGGATGCTGCGACCGAAGGAATGCTTCAATCTGCGATTGACCAGTTAATGAAACAATCCACCGGAGTGATTATTGCTCACCTACTGGCTACGCTGGAGAAAGTGGACCGGATTATGGTGCTCGGGGATGGGAAGGTACTGGAATTTGGAGCGAGAGAAGAACTTGCCAGTAACCCGGCATCTCACTATGCCAGACTGCTCATTACAGGCCGAGAGGAGGAATTGGCATGACTGTAGCAGGATTTATAGGCCGTTTGTTTCGATTCAGGCCTTTGTTATTTGTAATCAACGGATTGTTGTGGTGTATATTTCATTCCTTGCCGTTAGCTATCGGGATCGGGATGCAGTGGTTTTTTGATCGGACGACAGCGGGTTCCAATGACTACATGTGGCTTGCTGTGCCGCTCATCTTTATTGCTTTGGTCCGAATGGCAAGGGTGGGCACATTTTTTGTAGCCTTCTATGCATGGGTTACGTATCTGTATCATGTTCAGGCGATTTTGCGAACCAACATGCTCGCAGCGATCATGCGCTGGCCGGGACGTAATCTTCCAGCTTCACCAGGGGAAGCGATGAGTCGCTTTCGGGATGATGTGGATGAAGTCGTCGAGTATGTAGAATCATGGGTAGACTTCTGGGGACGGCTTGTATTTGCTGTTGTGTCCATCGTCATTATGGCAAACATTAATTGGCAGATCACATTGGTTGCCGTGTTACCATTGGTGGTCGTGACCTTACTCAACAACCTGTCCGGGAATCGGGCTCGGAAGTATGCACAGGTTAATCGCGAAGCGACTGGGCGTATTACCAGTTTTATTGCGGAAACGTTTGGAGCCGTTCAAGCCTTGAAACTGGGTCAGGCCGAAGAGAATGTCTCTACACGTTTTAACCAGTTGAATGAAGATCGTCGCCAGGCTGCACTCCGAGACAATTTGTTCAAGCAGTGGATGAGATCAATGAATCAGCATGTTCTAAGTATCTGTACCGGACTGATTCTACTGATGTGTGCAGCTGAGATGAAAGCAGGGAACTTTACCGTAGGTGATTTTGCCTTATTCACCAGTTATCTGGCCAATATCGGATTTAGCATTTCACTGTTTGGTTATATGGTATTTCAGCACAAAAGGCTCAAGGTATCCTATGATCGTATGCGTAAGCTATTCCGCCCAGGGGAAGAAGACCAGATCATGGATTCGAGGGAAATCTATCTGTATGAAGATCCACCGGAGCTTGTAAGTGAACAGAGGGACCCTAAGGAGAAGTTGCAATCTCTTGAGGTGAATAAGCTGACTTATCAATATCCGAATTCTGCAAATGGCATACAAGAGATCAGTTTCCGTTTGAAACGCGGACAATTTCTGGTCATTACGGGACGGATCGGGTCAGGTAAATCAACGCTGGTACGAACACTTCTTGGACTGTTACCCAAGCAAAAAGGGGACATTCATTGGAATGGAGCAGCTGTTGATCCAGCCACATTTCTGATGCCGCCTAGAGCCGCGTATACCCCGCAAGTGCCGAGATTGTTCAGTGATACGTTGAAAGAAAATATCGTCCAGGGCAAACAGGGGAACACCGAGCAAGCCCTTGAAAAAGCCATTCGTCTGGCTGTGATGGAGAAGGATATCAAACATCTGGATCAGGGGCTTGAGACCCCGGTTGGTCCAAGAGGGGTGATGCTGTCAGGCGGGCAGATTCAGCGCGCGGCCACAGGACGCATGTTAATGACGGAGGCGGACCTGTTTATCTTTGATGACCTGTCCAGTGCACTGGATGTGGAGACAGAACAACAAGTATGGGAAGGGCTGTTCCAAGAGCCGGATGTCACCTGCATCGCAGTTTCTCACCGCAGGGCAGCACTTTCCAAAGCAGATCACATTATCGTGATGAAAGATGGACGCATTGAAGCCGAGGGAAGCTTGTCCGAATTGCTTGCCACCAATGAAGAGATGCAGTTATTGTGGCAAGGAGAACAAACTCCCGCCAAAGTCGGATAGCTTTGAAAATTTGGAAAAGATAATAAGAAAGCAAAAAAGCCTTACAGACGACTCCTTGAAAGAGTACAGTCTGTAAGGCTTTTTATCGTTATATCGAGTGGAAAGATGGAATATTTTTATCTCATCATTTGAGCAATCAAGGAATACGCAATGATGACCAGGAAGATAATAGTGATATGGTTAATGGAGAAGATAAACATCCGTTTGGACCATTTCTCTGTTTCTTTCTTATCAAAGGTAGCCACACTAAGAATGAGCCAAGCCAAGCTAACCAGAAATGCCGTAATAGCGACAAATGGACTCATCGGCCAGAATAAAAAGCTGGAGATCAGTAACAGTACCAGATACACATTTGTCTGAATGTAAGTCCGTCTGATGCCTTTAACAACGGGTAGCATGGGAACACCAGCAGCTTTGTACTCGTCAAAACGACGAATCGCAATCCCGTAGAAGTGAGGCATTTGCCATAAGAGCATCGTAACAACCAATGCCCAGATCTCGAAATGACCCAGTTCCGGTGAAATGGCTGCCCAACCGATGAGCGGAGGCACAGCACCCGAAAGACTTCCCACTTCCGTGTTGTAGATCGTTGTACGTTTGGTCCACATCGTGTAAGGGAACACGTAAAGCAACAGACCCAAAATACCGAATACAGCAGCGGATGGGGAAGCGATGTACAACATGATGCCCCCGATGATGGTGATTGCAATACCGAGAATCAGACCCGACTTGGTATCTACGCGTCCCGTAACGGTAGGACGTTTCTTCGTACGTTCCATGATCGCGTCAATATCACGATCATACAAGTTGTTAAACACCCCTGCAGCTCCAATAATGAGAGAAGACCCAATAAAGGAAAGGATGATTGGTACAATATTAGCTAAGATTGAAG
This window contains:
- a CDS encoding MFS transporter gives rise to the protein MKQYLRQIHPLAWTIIIGTMFGRLVTSMSIPFLSIYLTRVLEATPTQTGITVAVSSLAGVMVSFYGGYISDRIGRKIVMLISVFSWAGVFFIFSAAEHLWVFFVANTLNGLCRAVFEPTSRALLSDITSPQNKLLVFNLRYAAINLGVVFGPIIGFQLGSSESTFPFVISGLVYIAYGLVLFLQFKLQHANLPERHQATAPRLREALMTTGRDRVFLPVLIGTTFCVLGYGHFSSTLAQYLARSPIFENGSQMFSYMLSLNAVTVLIIQYPLVRTFRNFPPLVPLIVGNLLVATSLMMVGIAEGVLMMMMSVILFTIGEVLLFTMMDMLIDRIAKPEWKGTYFGTIGFNNIGSVIAPVMGGVLLSQFGAENGLAVFVPIALTTALGVPFLLIAHRRLVVREKQTESTSLGM
- a CDS encoding ABC transporter ATP-binding protein produces the protein MPKTEKISMSWLLRYLKPVKGRLALLLIMLLTSTGLQLLNPQIIKRFIDTAASGGVLTNLVQLAGIFLVVAVFNQLITVAVSYLGNDVAWRATNQLRGDLLKHCLRLDMRFHNVKTPGEMIERVDGDVTSISNFFAMFIVQVIGSFVLLAGILGFMFSVNVPIALVMTVFTLLSILFMVFIRNLGVDSSKNERAASASLFGLIEERIAGIEDVQANGHVPYVMNRFYRTMRTVFRKGRKAWLLRVIPWNTTVVLFALAVTAVLLLGVHYYMEGLISIGTLFLIYQYTQMLNDPIEMLGDQVQEFQKAKSGMLRSRELLSMHSVIEEGTEEQLPEGPLGLEFSQVHFSYNQDKPVLQDITFAIKPGERLGIIGRTGSGKSSLSRVLLRLYNLDRGTIRVGGTDITKLSLQALYRRVGMVTQDVQLFDGTLRDNLTLFNGDVSDQMIKETTDRLGLSQWINSQPEGLDTYLAAGGASLSAGEAQLFALTRVFLTEPSLVILDEPSSRLDAATEGMLQSAIDQLMKQSTGVIIAHLLATLEKVDRIMVLGDGKVLEFGAREELASNPASHYARLLITGREEELA
- a CDS encoding ABC transporter ATP-binding protein, translating into MTVAGFIGRLFRFRPLLFVINGLLWCIFHSLPLAIGIGMQWFFDRTTAGSNDYMWLAVPLIFIALVRMARVGTFFVAFYAWVTYLYHVQAILRTNMLAAIMRWPGRNLPASPGEAMSRFRDDVDEVVEYVESWVDFWGRLVFAVVSIVIMANINWQITLVAVLPLVVVTLLNNLSGNRARKYAQVNREATGRITSFIAETFGAVQALKLGQAEENVSTRFNQLNEDRRQAALRDNLFKQWMRSMNQHVLSICTGLILLMCAAEMKAGNFTVGDFALFTSYLANIGFSISLFGYMVFQHKRLKVSYDRMRKLFRPGEEDQIMDSREIYLYEDPPELVSEQRDPKEKLQSLEVNKLTYQYPNSANGIQEISFRLKRGQFLVITGRIGSGKSTLVRTLLGLLPKQKGDIHWNGAAVDPATFLMPPRAAYTPQVPRLFSDTLKENIVQGKQGNTEQALEKAIRLAVMEKDIKHLDQGLETPVGPRGVMLSGGQIQRAATGRMLMTEADLFIFDDLSSALDVETEQQVWEGLFQEPDVTCIAVSHRRAALSKADHIIVMKDGRIEAEGSLSELLATNEEMQLLWQGEQTPAKVG
- the cyoE gene encoding heme o synthase, translated to MKTLNNGSQTNISLEYSSIPKVFFDTIKIGIIKSNLIAMFAGLSLALYVFDASILANIVPIILSFIGSSLIIGAAGVFNNLYDRDIDAIMERTKKRPTVTGRVDTKSGLILGIAITIIGGIMLYIASPSAAVFGILGLLLYVFPYTMWTKRTTIYNTEVGSLSGAVPPLIGWAAISPELGHFEIWALVVTMLLWQMPHFYGIAIRRFDEYKAAGVPMLPVVKGIRRTYIQTNVYLVLLLISSFLFWPMSPFVAITAFLVSLAWLILSVATFDKKETEKWSKRMFIFSINHITIIFLVIIAYSLIAQMMR